In one window of Gloeocapsopsis sp. IPPAS B-1203 DNA:
- the hemL gene encoding glutamate-1-semialdehyde 2,1-aminomutase: MLVKTTIKTTKSEEIFAAAQNLMPGGVSSPVRAFKSVGGQPIVFERVKGAYIWDVDGNQYIDYVGTWGPAICGHAHPDVLAALHDVLEKGTSFGAPCALENVLAEMVIDAVPSIEMVRFVNSGTEACMAVLRLMRAFTGRDKVIKFEGCYHGHADMFLVKAGSGVATLGLPDSPGVPKSTTSNTLTAPYNDLEAVKALFAENPDDIAGIILEPVVGNAGFITPDAGFLEGLRELTQEYGALLVFDEVMTGFRIAYGGAQERFNVTPDLTTLGKIIGGGLPVGAYGGRREIMSMIAPAGPVYQAGTLSGNPLAMTAGIKTLELLQKPGTYQYLDQITKKLSDGLLEIAKKTGHAACGGQISGMFGLFFTAGPVHDYEDAKHSDLDKFSRFHRGMLEHGIYLAPSQFEAGFTSVAHTEEDINKTLAAAEEVMSSL, from the coding sequence ATCTTGGTCAAGACCACGATTAAAACAACCAAATCAGAAGAAATTTTTGCAGCAGCGCAGAACTTAATGCCTGGGGGTGTCAGTTCACCAGTTCGAGCCTTTAAATCTGTTGGAGGGCAGCCGATAGTATTTGAACGGGTTAAAGGAGCTTACATTTGGGATGTTGATGGCAACCAGTATATCGATTATGTAGGCACTTGGGGACCTGCCATCTGCGGTCATGCCCATCCAGATGTGTTAGCAGCGTTACACGATGTATTAGAAAAAGGCACCAGTTTCGGAGCGCCCTGTGCGCTGGAAAATGTACTTGCCGAAATGGTCATTGATGCAGTTCCCAGCATTGAAATGGTAAGATTTGTTAACTCTGGCACTGAAGCCTGCATGGCAGTGCTGCGGTTAATGCGGGCTTTTACCGGACGTGACAAAGTTATCAAGTTTGAAGGCTGTTATCACGGTCACGCTGATATGTTTCTGGTCAAAGCTGGGTCTGGGGTTGCTACCTTAGGTTTACCTGATTCTCCAGGAGTGCCTAAATCAACGACTAGCAATACTTTAACAGCTCCTTACAATGACCTAGAAGCTGTCAAAGCCTTATTTGCCGAAAACCCTGATGACATTGCTGGCATTATTTTAGAGCCTGTTGTCGGCAATGCTGGTTTTATTACCCCAGATGCAGGTTTTCTGGAGGGTTTACGCGAACTAACTCAAGAGTACGGCGCATTACTTGTATTTGATGAGGTCATGACTGGCTTTCGGATTGCCTATGGTGGTGCCCAAGAAAGATTTAATGTGACTCCTGACTTGACGACTTTAGGTAAAATTATCGGTGGTGGTTTACCGGTAGGAGCATACGGCGGTCGTCGAGAGATTATGTCAATGATTGCGCCAGCAGGACCTGTATATCAAGCTGGAACGCTATCAGGAAATCCCCTGGCGATGACGGCAGGAATTAAAACTCTCGAACTGTTGCAAAAACCAGGAACATATCAGTACCTAGACCAAATCACCAAAAAACTAAGTGATGGCTTACTAGAAATTGCCAAAAAAACAGGTCATGCAGCCTGTGGCGGTCAAATTAGTGGGATGTTTGGCTTGTTCTTTACTGCTGGACCTGTTCATGATTATGAAGATGCCAAGCATTCAGATCTAGATAAGTTCAGCCGTTTTCACCGAGGAATGCTCGAACATGGTATTTATTTAGCACCATCTCAATTTGAGGCAGGATTTACTTCTGTCGCCCACACTGAAGAGGATATCAACAAGACATTGGCTGCTGCTGAAGAAGTGATGTCGAGTCTCTAA
- a CDS encoding DUF1517 domain-containing protein, whose protein sequence is MLKKLLSAMKPLVKPLFLFGLVAALALGHSDAALAARSGGRIGGGSFNRPAPSRPYSPPGGGGGGYYAPYPGGGFGFPFLLPFFGIGGFGSIFSILIFFAIANFLLQSFRRASSGGESGYDTGYNSNPNVSIAELQVGLLAQARGLQEDLNRIAETADTNSPAGRAAVLQEASLALLRHPEYWAYAGSRNGQARLNAAEAEFNRLSLAERSKFSEETLSNVNNQLRGTDSRGVLPGADQDNPTRLMTEGPGEYIVVTLLAATLGNFQMPQINSAEDLRQALRVLGAVPSDRLLAIEVLWTPQAAGDTLSSDDLLAKYADLKMV, encoded by the coding sequence ATGCTCAAGAAACTGCTTTCAGCCATGAAACCGCTTGTAAAACCCCTTTTTCTCTTTGGGCTTGTTGCAGCCTTAGCGTTGGGTCACTCTGATGCAGCCTTGGCAGCACGAAGTGGAGGTCGCATCGGCGGCGGTTCATTCAATCGACCAGCGCCTAGCCGTCCTTACAGTCCCCCTGGTGGAGGTGGTGGAGGATACTATGCTCCTTACCCAGGAGGTGGATTTGGTTTTCCCTTCTTACTTCCTTTCTTTGGAATCGGCGGCTTCGGCAGTATATTTTCAATCTTGATATTTTTTGCGATCGCTAACTTCCTGCTGCAATCGTTCCGTCGTGCTAGTAGTGGTGGCGAGTCAGGATATGATACTGGATACAACAGCAATCCTAATGTCTCGATTGCCGAGTTACAAGTAGGCTTGTTAGCCCAAGCACGCGGGTTGCAAGAAGATCTCAACCGCATTGCAGAAACTGCTGATACAAATTCTCCCGCAGGTCGCGCCGCAGTATTACAAGAAGCAAGCCTGGCATTACTACGCCATCCCGAATACTGGGCGTACGCTGGTAGTAGAAATGGTCAAGCACGGTTAAATGCAGCTGAAGCTGAATTTAATCGCCTATCTCTTGCCGAACGAAGCAAGTTTAGCGAAGAAACACTTTCTAACGTCAACAATCAGCTTAGAGGTACAGATTCCAGAGGAGTTTTACCAGGTGCTGATCAAGATAACCCTACTCGTCTAATGACCGAAGGTCCTGGAGAATATATTGTTGTTACGCTACTAGCAGCAACTTTAGGTAACTTCCAAATGCCGCAAATTAATAGTGCAGAGGATCTGCGTCAAGCATTACGAGTTCTTGGTGCTGTTCCTAGCGATCGCTTGTTGGCAATTGAAGTTTTGTGGACTCCCCAAGCAGCCGGTGATACCTTAAGCTCTGACGACCTATTAGCAAAATATGCTGACTTGAAAATGGTTTAG
- the thiS gene encoding sulfur carrier protein ThiS translates to MSDRITLEVNGETRTCAADSQLPDVLHQLGYNPRLVAVEYNGEILHRQYWSETQVKGGDRLEVVTIVGGGGSD, encoded by the coding sequence ATGTCTGATCGCATCACATTGGAAGTCAACGGCGAAACGCGTACCTGTGCGGCTGATTCTCAACTTCCAGACGTCCTGCACCAACTAGGCTATAACCCTCGCTTAGTTGCAGTAGAGTACAATGGTGAAATTCTCCACCGTCAGTATTGGTCAGAAACTCAAGTTAAAGGAGGCGATCGCCTAGAAGTCGTCACAATTGTGGGTGGCGGGGGGAGTGACTAG
- a CDS encoding thiamine phosphate synthase, whose product MVESHNQRGQVQPAVCRILDANLDRAREGLRIIEEWCRFGLNNAQLSGECKQLRQELATWHNSELRAARDTPSDPGTQLTHPQEQQRTDLKSLLQANFCRVEEALRVLEEYGKLYHPQMGSVFKHMRYRVYILESQFLGYERHQQLLRSQLYLVTSPANDLLSVVEAALAGGLTLVQYRDKNAKDGDRLAHAQQLCQLCHKYGALFLVNDRIDLALAVEADGVHLGQQDLPIKVARQLLGPHKIIGCSTTNAEEMQRAIQGGADYIGVGPVYETPTKADKPAAGLEYVRYAAQHSSVPWFAIGGIDVNNINDVISAGAERVAVVRAIVEAEQPTLVTQYFISQLTRVHIRNNKPELSQSYV is encoded by the coding sequence ATGGTCGAATCACATAACCAAAGAGGACAAGTGCAACCAGCCGTTTGCCGTATCTTGGACGCAAATTTAGACCGCGCCCGTGAAGGATTGCGCATAATTGAAGAATGGTGTCGCTTTGGTTTGAATAATGCCCAGTTGAGCGGTGAATGCAAACAACTACGGCAAGAACTCGCAACTTGGCATAACTCAGAATTACGTGCGGCGCGAGATACACCTAGCGATCCTGGCACGCAACTGACACATCCACAAGAACAACAACGCACTGATTTAAAATCTTTGCTTCAAGCAAACTTTTGTCGTGTGGAAGAAGCTTTGCGAGTTTTAGAAGAATATGGCAAGCTTTATCATCCGCAGATGGGTAGTGTATTTAAGCACATGCGGTATCGTGTTTATATACTAGAAAGCCAGTTTCTCGGTTACGAACGTCATCAACAACTTTTGCGATCGCAGTTGTATCTCGTCACCTCTCCAGCAAACGACTTGTTGTCAGTTGTAGAAGCTGCCCTAGCGGGAGGACTGACTTTAGTACAATATCGAGACAAAAATGCTAAAGATGGCGATCGCCTGGCACATGCTCAGCAACTATGTCAATTGTGTCACAAATATGGTGCGTTATTTCTGGTCAACGATCGCATAGACCTTGCCTTAGCAGTGGAAGCTGATGGCGTCCATCTCGGACAGCAAGATTTGCCTATCAAAGTAGCGCGACAGCTATTAGGACCGCATAAAATCATCGGTTGCTCTACCACAAATGCAGAAGAAATGCAACGCGCAATTCAAGGCGGCGCTGATTATATTGGTGTAGGTCCTGTTTATGAAACACCAACCAAAGCAGATAAGCCAGCCGCCGGATTAGAGTATGTACGCTACGCAGCCCAGCATAGCTCCGTTCCTTGGTTCGCCATTGGCGGTATCGATGTAAATAATATTAATGATGTCATCTCCGCCGGTGCTGAACGTGTGGCAGTCGTGAGAGCGATCGTGGAAGCTGAACAACCCACCTTGGTTACTCAATATTTTATATCTCAACTTACTCGTGTCCATATTCGCAACAATAAACCAGAATTGAGTCAGTCGTATGTCTGA
- a CDS encoding DUF1565 domain-containing protein has product MNLTHLDTYLEFAPCSSVNTLILSIANISYLSSNTIAVGLASITLLVASDVGLSSELPLLHLASRPNQTSPAKVIYVNPNIENTAQADGSDRAPFKTITQALKLAPPNSVIMLASGKYSAETGETFPLQLKSGVMIQGDPQTRGSNIIIQGGGVFLSPTFARQNVTIIGANQATLTGVTITNSHPRGYGLWIESSHPTIINNTFTRSTHDGISVTGNSTPLIRSNYFHQNGANGITIYGISRPEIRENIFEKTGFGINVSQKAAPLLVGNRITQNRAGVVVQAQAQPILRNNTIESNIEDGVVAIASSQPDLGTARQPGGNIFRQNGGYDINSKAARQTIPAFGNTLAANARTVGNLDLSGKVDLAAIPQTPPRVVQLNTTATTIAPVVTTTPTNSIAIPVPPANTNNRANPPQLPPALGSDTAIAITVPPPTTSATILPPPANPNPGTINVPVLQSAQITEADLLPVPSGNIPIGNPRNLPKITLPRTAPAPGTPPLPPTRESALGLRYRVIVEAENKSKQDLVRSLVPGAFRMFANGKVFMQVGAFGDRANANEVLQLLNSRGLKGTVEQI; this is encoded by the coding sequence GTGAATTTAACCCACCTTGATACCTACCTTGAATTTGCTCCTTGTAGCAGTGTCAATACACTTATTTTGAGCATAGCTAATATTTCTTACCTCAGTTCCAATACAATTGCAGTTGGTTTAGCAAGTATCACTTTACTTGTTGCCAGTGATGTTGGTTTATCGTCAGAATTGCCACTATTACACTTAGCATCGCGTCCCAATCAGACATCGCCAGCGAAAGTGATATATGTCAACCCTAATATAGAAAATACTGCTCAAGCCGATGGTAGCGATCGCGCCCCATTTAAAACGATTACTCAAGCACTAAAGTTAGCTCCGCCGAACAGCGTTATTATGCTAGCAAGCGGTAAATACAGCGCCGAAACTGGAGAAACTTTTCCACTCCAGCTTAAATCAGGTGTAATGATTCAAGGCGATCCGCAAACTCGTGGCAGTAATATTATTATCCAAGGTGGCGGTGTGTTCCTCAGTCCTACGTTTGCACGGCAAAATGTGACGATTATAGGAGCAAACCAAGCTACGCTGACAGGTGTCACCATCACTAATTCTCATCCACGGGGTTATGGTTTGTGGATCGAGTCGAGTCATCCCACGATTATCAACAATACATTTACTCGTAGTACCCATGACGGTATTTCGGTAACGGGTAATAGTACACCCCTCATTCGCAGCAATTACTTTCATCAAAATGGGGCAAACGGTATTACTATCTATGGCATCTCTCGACCAGAAATCCGCGAGAATATCTTTGAAAAAACTGGATTTGGTATCAATGTTTCACAGAAAGCCGCGCCATTATTAGTTGGTAATCGCATTACACAAAATCGTGCGGGAGTAGTGGTACAAGCTCAAGCTCAACCAATCCTCAGAAATAATACAATTGAGAGCAACATTGAAGATGGTGTTGTAGCGATCGCTTCTAGTCAACCTGATTTGGGCACTGCTAGGCAACCAGGAGGCAACATATTTCGCCAAAATGGCGGTTACGATATTAATAGCAAGGCGGCGCGTCAGACAATTCCAGCGTTCGGTAATACTTTAGCTGCTAACGCTCGTACAGTTGGTAATCTTGATTTATCAGGTAAAGTTGATTTAGCGGCAATCCCTCAGACGCCACCGCGAGTAGTACAACTGAATACAACTGCGACAACAATTGCACCAGTAGTCACAACAACTCCGACAAATTCAATCGCGATTCCTGTACCACCAGCGAATACAAACAATCGCGCCAATCCTCCACAATTACCTCCAGCGTTAGGTTCGGATACTGCGATCGCCATTACTGTACCGCCACCGACAACTTCCGCAACTATCCTCCCGCCACCAGCAAATCCTAATCCTGGCACCATAAATGTCCCAGTGTTACAGTCTGCCCAAATTACCGAAGCAGATTTACTTCCTGTTCCTAGTGGCAACATTCCGATCGGAAACCCGCGTAATTTACCAAAAATAACATTACCAAGAACAGCGCCTGCGCCTGGTACTCCACCACTTCCACCTACTCGCGAATCAGCTTTGGGTTTGCGTTATCGAGTGATTGTAGAAGCTGAAAATAAGAGTAAGCAAGACTTGGTGCGATCGCTTGTTCCTGGAGCTTTTCGGATGTTTGCGAATGGTAAAGTTTTTATGCAGGTAGGAGCTTTTGGCGATCGCGCAAATGCTAACGAAGTTTTGCAGTTACTCAATAGTCGTGGTTTAAAAGGGACAGTAGAACAAATTTAG
- a CDS encoding response regulator — protein sequence MKKILVIEDEPDVRANIIELLEAEDFHVVGAENGFFGAMWAQEYLPDLIICDVRMPELNGYDVLTALRQDSITATIPFIFLTANADRADMRRGMDLGADDYLTKPFTRTELLNTIASRFAKQEIVMQQYYNERQRADSLKQEVQELEKYANSKASVVPKLNMAMSLVKNLPPGSQRDRCLQILRQVCEEEISILNNTPSMQKLLSPENIDFLRQFNFVFKQ from the coding sequence ATGAAAAAGATTTTAGTTATTGAAGATGAGCCAGATGTTAGAGCTAATATCATTGAGTTGCTCGAAGCAGAAGATTTTCATGTTGTTGGTGCAGAAAATGGTTTTTTTGGTGCAATGTGGGCACAGGAATATTTACCTGACTTAATTATTTGTGATGTAAGAATGCCAGAACTTAACGGATATGATGTTCTGACAGCATTACGCCAAGATTCTATAACAGCTACAATTCCCTTCATTTTTCTAACAGCAAATGCAGATCGCGCTGATATGCGGCGGGGAATGGATTTAGGAGCAGATGATTATTTAACTAAGCCTTTTACTCGGACAGAATTATTAAATACGATCGCTTCGCGATTTGCCAAGCAGGAAATTGTGATGCAGCAGTATTATAACGAGCGCCAACGGGCTGATTCTTTGAAACAAGAAGTTCAAGAATTAGAAAAGTATGCTAATTCCAAAGCTAGCGTTGTTCCAAAACTTAATATGGCAATGTCTCTAGTTAAAAACTTACCTCCAGGTTCTCAACGCGATCGCTGTTTACAAATTCTGCGTCAAGTCTGTGAAGAAGAAATTAGCATCCTCAACAATACTCCTTCTATGCAAAAACTTTTATCTCCTGAGAATATCGATTTTCTCCGCCAATTCAATTTTGTTTTTAAGCAGTAG
- a CDS encoding PAS domain-containing sensor histidine kinase, translating to MLSAEIALPAIACIEKALATGELQVFESQTFVDNLLRYYEFRIVVSAENEVMVIVRDITETKLFLDLLQQQERQLKAILNNIPGSAWLKDNESRYIAVNEPLLKLFNKKLEEVVGKTDYDLFPPDLAQKCIDDDREVLATGKRKYFEEFSVNPDGSEIWFETIKTPIHNENNEIIGTTGIAYDITERKRIERDTFNALKKERELSELKSRFVTMTSHEFRTPLATILSSAELLEYYSHKWSEDKKLSHIHKIQSAVNHMTSLLNDVLLIGKAEAGKLEFNPQSLDIIQFCSSLVEELQISTTEHQIIFQAQYQNLIVYLDEKLLRHILTNLLSNAIKYSPQGGVVRFDLICQKDELVFVIQDEGIGIPKLDQEQLFNSFHRASNVGVISGTGLGLAIVKKSVDLHGGQITVDSEVNRGTTFTVTLPLNS from the coding sequence GTGCTTTCTGCAGAAATTGCTTTACCCGCAATAGCATGTATCGAAAAAGCTTTAGCAACAGGAGAACTTCAAGTTTTTGAATCACAAACATTTGTAGATAATCTTTTGCGGTACTACGAATTTAGAATCGTAGTTAGTGCAGAAAATGAAGTAATGGTGATTGTTCGTGATATTACTGAAACTAAGCTATTTTTAGATTTATTACAGCAACAAGAACGCCAGCTAAAAGCAATTTTAAATAATATTCCTGGTAGTGCCTGGCTTAAAGATAACGAAAGTAGATATATTGCTGTTAATGAACCCTTACTGAAGTTATTTAATAAAAAATTAGAAGAGGTTGTTGGTAAGACAGATTACGACTTGTTTCCCCCTGATTTGGCTCAAAAATGTATTGATGACGATCGCGAAGTTTTAGCGACTGGCAAAAGAAAATATTTTGAAGAATTTTCAGTTAATCCAGATGGTAGTGAGATTTGGTTTGAAACTATCAAAACACCAATTCATAACGAAAATAACGAAATTATCGGCACAACTGGCATTGCTTACGATATTACAGAACGTAAAAGAATCGAGCGCGACACATTCAATGCTTTGAAAAAAGAGAGAGAACTAAGCGAACTCAAATCACGCTTTGTCACCATGACGTCTCATGAATTTCGTACTCCATTAGCAACAATTCTCTCTTCAGCAGAATTATTAGAATATTACAGTCATAAATGGAGTGAGGATAAAAAGCTTAGTCATATTCATAAAATTCAGTCTGCTGTTAACCACATGACTAGTTTGTTGAATGATGTTTTATTAATTGGCAAAGCTGAAGCAGGGAAATTAGAGTTTAATCCACAATCATTAGATATAATTCAGTTTTGCTCCAGCTTAGTAGAAGAATTGCAAATTAGTACTACAGAACATCAGATTATTTTTCAAGCTCAATATCAAAATTTAATAGTTTACTTGGATGAAAAGTTATTAAGACACATCTTAACAAATTTATTATCAAATGCTATTAAATATTCTCCACAAGGAGGTGTTGTTCGTTTTGACTTGATTTGTCAAAAAGACGAGCTAGTTTTTGTTATTCAAGATGAAGGTATTGGAATTCCTAAACTAGACCAAGAGCAACTATTTAATTCTTTTCATCGAGCTAGTAATGTAGGTGTCATTTCGGGTACTGGTCTAGGTTTAGCAATTGTGAAAAAGTCTGTTGATTTACATGGAGGTCAAATTACTGTTGATAGTGAAGTAAATAGAGGAACAACCTTTACGGTAACACTACCATTAAATTCTTAG
- a CDS encoding GAF domain-containing protein, translating to MVVGRDKQSLDEHILAVQDSLTHPSHIYPDDSHLLDSTHKNNYIGKQTLEERILELEQASQQLKIENIDLRRAEEEVLFLQRMTQAISEATDFHSALGIALQKVCDFTSWKFGEAWIPKTNSHVLEYSPAWYGVSPELEKFRTLSQTFTFSLGVGIPGRVWESRHPEWIQDVSNVSDTICQRCQLVREVGFKAGVGIPIINRNEVLAILVFFMFEAYEEDQRLVEIISTVAIQLGSLIQRKQAEEALRSSVATNRALINALPDLLLRINKEGYFVNFKAAKNES from the coding sequence ATGGTTGTAGGTAGAGATAAACAGTCGCTAGATGAGCATATACTAGCAGTACAAGATAGTTTAACTCACCCATCTCATATTTATCCCGATGACTCTCACTTGCTAGACTCTACACATAAAAACAATTACATTGGCAAGCAAACACTAGAAGAACGCATTCTTGAACTTGAACAAGCTAGTCAGCAATTAAAAATAGAAAACATAGATTTACGGCGTGCAGAAGAAGAAGTCCTTTTTTTACAAAGGATGACACAAGCAATTAGTGAAGCTACAGACTTTCATTCAGCATTAGGAATTGCTTTACAAAAGGTGTGCGACTTCACAAGTTGGAAATTTGGTGAGGCGTGGATTCCTAAGACAAATTCTCATGTCTTAGAGTATAGCCCTGCTTGGTATGGTGTTAGCCCAGAATTAGAAAAATTTAGAACGTTAAGTCAAACATTTACTTTTTCATTAGGAGTCGGTATTCCAGGGCGTGTCTGGGAATCAAGGCATCCAGAGTGGATTCAGGATGTTTCCAATGTATCTGATACAATTTGTCAACGCTGTCAACTTGTTAGAGAAGTTGGATTCAAAGCAGGAGTAGGTATTCCAATTATTAACCGCAATGAAGTATTAGCAATCCTCGTCTTTTTCATGTTTGAGGCTTATGAGGAGGATCAACGACTTGTTGAAATCATCTCAACAGTAGCTATTCAATTAGGCTCTTTGATTCAACGCAAACAAGCAGAAGAAGCTTTACGTTCTAGTGTGGCAACAAACCGAGCCTTAATCAATGCCTTACCAGATCTACTACTGCGGATCAACAAGGAAGGATACTTTGTTAACTTTAAAGCAGCAAAAAATGAAAGTTGA
- the ndhD1 gene encoding photosynthetic/respiratory NAD(P)H-quinone oxidoreductase subunit D1, translated as MNTANFPWLTTIILLPIAASLLIPFLPDKDGKTVRWYSLVVGLIDFALIVWTFYSQYDFTNPNLQLVESYPWVPQLDLNWSVGVDGLSMPLVILTGFITTLAMLAAWPVTLKPRLFYFLMLAMYGGQIAVFAVQDLLLFFLVWELELIPVYLLLAIWGGKKRQYAATKFILYTAGGSLFILVAALTMAFYGNTVTFDMRAIAAKDYALNFQLWVYAAFLIAYAVKLPIFPLHTWLPDAHGEATAPVHMLLAGILLKMGGYALIRMNAGMLPDAHAYFAPVLVILGVVNIIYAALTSFAQRNLKRKIAYSSISHMGFVVIGIASFTDLGLNGAILQMISHGMIGASLFFLVGATYDRTHTLMLDEMGGVGQKMRKMFAMWTTCAMASLALPGMSGFVAELMVFVGFANSDAYSPTFKIIIVFLMAVGVILTPIYLLSMLREIFYGPENKELVSHEALIDAEPREVFIIACLLVPIIGIGLYPKILTQVYDATTIQLTERLRDSVPTLVSQEAPTLSFRAPAMSNK; from the coding sequence ATGAATACCGCTAATTTTCCCTGGCTGACGACGATAATTTTGTTGCCGATCGCCGCGTCACTGTTGATTCCCTTCCTACCAGACAAAGATGGTAAAACAGTACGCTGGTACTCCCTAGTCGTGGGATTGATCGATTTTGCACTGATTGTTTGGACGTTTTATTCTCAGTACGATTTTACTAACCCCAATTTACAGCTAGTGGAAAGTTACCCCTGGGTGCCGCAGCTAGATTTAAATTGGTCTGTAGGCGTAGACGGCTTGTCAATGCCTTTAGTCATTCTAACTGGGTTTATTACAACGCTCGCAATGTTGGCGGCTTGGCCTGTTACTCTCAAGCCGCGCTTGTTTTACTTTTTGATGTTGGCAATGTACGGCGGTCAAATTGCAGTATTTGCTGTTCAGGACTTGCTGCTGTTTTTCCTGGTATGGGAACTCGAACTGATCCCTGTATATCTATTGCTGGCAATTTGGGGCGGTAAAAAGCGGCAGTACGCAGCCACAAAATTCATTTTGTACACGGCGGGTGGTTCACTGTTTATTTTGGTTGCTGCCCTGACAATGGCATTCTATGGCAATACTGTGACGTTTGATATGCGGGCGATCGCTGCTAAAGACTATGCCTTGAATTTTCAATTATGGGTGTATGCAGCTTTCTTGATTGCCTACGCAGTAAAACTCCCCATTTTTCCGCTACACACTTGGCTACCAGATGCCCACGGTGAAGCAACTGCGCCAGTACATATGTTACTGGCAGGAATTCTTCTGAAAATGGGCGGCTATGCTTTAATTCGGATGAATGCCGGAATGCTACCCGATGCTCATGCTTATTTTGCTCCAGTGTTAGTTATTCTGGGAGTTGTCAACATTATCTACGCTGCACTAACATCTTTTGCCCAGCGTAACCTCAAGCGGAAAATTGCTTACTCTTCAATTTCCCACATGGGATTTGTTGTCATTGGTATTGCCTCATTTACTGACTTGGGCTTGAATGGTGCAATCTTACAAATGATTTCTCACGGCATGATTGGTGCAAGTCTATTCTTCTTGGTTGGAGCAACCTACGATCGCACTCATACTCTGATGTTAGATGAGATGGGTGGTGTTGGACAGAAAATGCGGAAGATGTTCGCTATGTGGACAACTTGTGCAATGGCTTCCTTAGCTTTACCTGGAATGAGTGGTTTTGTTGCAGAGTTGATGGTATTCGTCGGCTTTGCTAATAGCGATGCCTACAGCCCGACGTTTAAAATCATCATCGTCTTTCTCATGGCAGTTGGTGTAATTTTAACGCCAATTTACTTACTATCAATGCTCCGCGAGATCTTCTACGGACCAGAAAATAAGGAGTTGGTTTCTCATGAAGCATTGATCGATGCAGAACCACGAGAAGTGTTTATCATTGCTTGTTTGTTAGTGCCAATTATTGGAATTGGTTTATATCCTAAGATCCTGACTCAAGTCTACGACGCTACAACAATTCAGTTAACTGAAAGGTTGCGTGATTCTGTGCCTACTCTTGTTTCTCAAGAAGCTCCTACTTTGTCATTCCGTGCACCAGCTATGAGTAATAAGTAA